A window of Paremcibacter congregatus contains these coding sequences:
- a CDS encoding EF-hand domain-containing protein, translating to MRKLSIITLTSIAAFCLTSPVYAGDKQDKKNWEGKHHKMQKMNHMHEMADTNKDGKVSKEEFKAMHDMHFSEADTNGDGKMSMEEFTAHQKMMMEKRERARQESRKKRMEKSYSKMDANGDGVISKQEFDAMGDKKFSRMDRNDDGVLNEGDRKRKNKKKNKDSKDDK from the coding sequence ATGAGAAAACTATCCATAATCACGTTAACGTCTATCGCAGCTTTTTGTCTGACATCACCGGTTTATGCGGGTGACAAGCAGGATAAAAAGAACTGGGAAGGTAAACATCACAAAATGCAGAAGATGAATCATATGCATGAGATGGCTGATACGAACAAGGACGGAAAAGTCAGCAAGGAAGAATTCAAGGCAATGCACGACATGCATTTTTCTGAAGCGGATACAAACGGCGATGGAAAGATGTCCATGGAGGAATTTACCGCCCATCAGAAGATGATGATGGAAAAGCGGGAGAGGGCCCGGCAAGAATCCCGGAAAAAAAGAATGGAGAAATCATACAGCAAGATGGATGCGAATGGCGACGGTGTCATCAGCAAACAGGAATTTGACGCCATGGGCGACAAGAAATTCAGCCGTATGGACCGCAATGATGACGGGGTTCTGAATGAGGGGGACCGCAAAAGAAAAAACAAGAAAAAAAACAAGGACAGCAAGGACGATAAATAG